Proteins from a single region of Butyrivibrio fibrisolvens:
- a CDS encoding IS200/IS605 family accessory protein TnpB-related protein, whose amino-acid sequence MKIMSTYSVKIKEYNHIFKDTIRLYRRAVDFYIDVILNEWDSFLLCPNQNKVVSLAESYSVTSKKRPVVKYDFGMDFYKFPSYLRRAAIAEGYGKVCSYKSNLKNWEILDPRQRGEAPSLPKSGYIYPAMYKGNTFNRLDDLHAKLKVFYNNTWDWITVALRKTDVDYIRKHCFLRKECVPTLQKRGKQWFLDFAFEEKVKLSDTDIFDQTILSVDLGINNACTCSVMRADGTVLGRRFLRLPREYDSLKCKTDRIKMAQRHGSQKVSKLWRLACGVNDDIAVKTAKFIVDTAVEYKSDTIVFEHLDLNGRKRGSKKMRLHMWKARYVQSMVTDKAHRLGMRISRVNAWGTSRLAFDGSGKVLRGKESSKTKGNYSLCEFSTGKIYNCDLNATYNIGARYFIREIIKTFSATKRQRLLAKVPEAVYRSTCTLSTLISLDAELHAEA is encoded by the coding sequence ATGAAGATCATGTCAACTTATTCAGTAAAGATAAAAGAATACAATCATATATTTAAAGACACGATCAGACTCTATCGCAGAGCTGTAGACTTTTATATTGATGTCATCCTTAATGAATGGGACAGCTTTTTGTTATGCCCCAATCAGAATAAGGTTGTGAGTCTTGCTGAAAGCTATAGCGTAACATCAAAGAAAAGACCTGTCGTAAAGTATGATTTTGGTATGGATTTTTATAAATTTCCATCATACTTAAGAAGGGCAGCCATTGCGGAAGGCTATGGGAAAGTCTGTTCATATAAGTCAAATCTAAAAAACTGGGAGATCCTTGATCCTCGTCAAAGAGGAGAGGCACCATCATTACCAAAGTCAGGATACATATATCCAGCCATGTATAAAGGGAATACATTTAACAGACTTGATGATCTTCATGCAAAGCTTAAGGTCTTTTATAACAATACCTGGGACTGGATTACGGTAGCACTCCGTAAGACAGATGTAGACTATATCAGGAAACACTGCTTTTTGAGAAAAGAATGTGTGCCGACATTGCAAAAGCGTGGCAAGCAGTGGTTTCTTGATTTTGCATTTGAGGAAAAAGTAAAACTTAGTGATACAGACATCTTTGATCAGACAATACTATCTGTAGACCTTGGAATAAATAATGCCTGTACATGCTCAGTAATGCGTGCGGATGGCACGGTCCTTGGAAGACGGTTCCTTCGTCTTCCAAGAGAATACGACTCTCTAAAGTGCAAGACTGATCGCATCAAAATGGCACAGCGTCATGGTTCACAAAAAGTCTCCAAACTCTGGAGGCTTGCTTGTGGTGTCAATGATGACATAGCAGTCAAGACAGCAAAGTTCATTGTTGATACAGCAGTAGAATATAAGTCAGATACAATAGTTTTTGAGCATCTGGATCTTAATGGACGTAAACGGGGATCAAAGAAGATGAGACTTCATATGTGGAAAGCCCGTTATGTACAGTCGATGGTAACTGACAAGGCACACAGACTTGGCATGCGAATATCAAGGGTGAACGCATGGGGAACATCAAGACTTGCATTCGATGGCTCAGGAAAAGTATTACGAGGAAAAGAATCATCTAAAACAAAAGGTAATTACAGTTTGTGTGAGTTCAGCACAGGAAAGATATATAACTGTGATCTGAATGCAACCTACAATATAGGAGCAAGATATTTTATACGTGAGATAATAAAGACCTTTTCGGCGACGAAAAGGCAGCGGCTTTTGGCTAAAGTTCCAGAGGCCGTGTATAGGAGCACATGCACGTTGTCTACGTTGATTAGTCTGGATGCAGAACTTCACGCTGAGGCGTGA
- the tnpA gene encoding IS200/IS605 family transposase has protein sequence MDKIIYTTNISNLTYGRGYVYSLQYHIVWCTKFRKKVLLDGIDNEIKDYLNDLAKEYSFSIMAMEVMPDHIHILVDCKPQFFPSDMIKILKGNTARWLFMKHPELKKQLWGGHLWNPSYCIVTASDRSYDQVKQYIDSQKTS, from the coding sequence ATGGACAAAATAATATATACTACTAATATATCTAATCTTACATATGGTAGAGGATATGTTTATTCTTTGCAGTATCACATAGTATGGTGTACCAAGTTTAGAAAAAAGGTTCTTTTGGACGGGATAGATAACGAGATCAAAGATTATCTTAACGATCTTGCAAAGGAATATTCTTTTTCAATCATGGCCATGGAAGTTATGCCAGATCATATTCATATTCTTGTCGACTGCAAACCGCAGTTTTTCCCATCAGATATGATCAAGATATTAAAAGGGAATACCGCACGATGGTTGTTTATGAAACATCCTGAGTTAAAGAAACAGTTATGGGGCGGACATCTTTGGAATCCGTCCTATTGTATTGTTACGGCCAGTGACAGAAGCTATGATCAGGTGAAGCAGTACATAGATTCACAGAAAACGAGTTAA
- a CDS encoding nucleotidyl transferase AbiEii/AbiGii toxin family protein, whose protein sequence is MSWYKDYKREWKEIIETISREVNRTPQMIEKDTIQSMFLLELSKSELPFVFKGGTSLSKGYGLIDRFSEDLDLSMNVKPTESDRRNSKSTITEIANGLGLQLENPEDIHSRHSYNKYVYEYESLFSEIPLELIVETSFYQSVYPVEKHEIKSFVGDFCKKNGITLPIPFEAASVEMNLQSLERTFIDKVFAICDYRIQDMQDRDSRHLYDIAKILPRIEINKELDDLIDEVRNDRMLSKNNPSAQLEYNIPKMLHEIIDSRFYESDYNNITRRLLYENVSYDEAINKGIAVIADMDVFEYKK, encoded by the coding sequence GTGAGTTGGTATAAAGATTATAAACGAGAATGGAAGGAAATAATTGAAACCATATCTCGTGAAGTAAATAGAACGCCTCAGATGATAGAGAAGGATACAATTCAATCAATGTTTTTGCTAGAACTATCAAAATCAGAATTACCTTTTGTATTTAAAGGCGGTACATCACTTTCAAAGGGGTATGGTTTGATAGACAGATTTTCAGAAGACCTTGATTTGTCTATGAATGTGAAACCTACAGAATCTGACAGGAGAAATTCTAAATCCACAATTACAGAAATAGCTAATGGACTCGGTCTGCAACTGGAGAATCCGGAGGATATCCATTCTAGGCACAGTTATAATAAGTATGTGTATGAGTATGAGTCATTGTTTAGTGAGATTCCATTAGAACTGATAGTTGAAACCAGTTTTTATCAGTCAGTGTATCCTGTAGAAAAGCATGAGATAAAAAGCTTTGTAGGGGATTTTTGTAAGAAAAATGGAATTACGTTACCTATACCTTTTGAGGCGGCAAGCGTTGAAATGAATCTACAATCCTTGGAAAGGACCTTTATAGATAAGGTATTTGCTATCTGTGATTATAGAATACAAGATATGCAGGATAGAGATTCAAGGCATCTATATGATATAGCGAAGATACTTCCACGGATTGAAATCAATAAAGAACTGGATGATCTTATTGATGAAGTAAGAAATGACAGGATGTTATCCAAGAATAATCCATCAGCACAGCTAGAGTACAATATTCCTAAGATGCTTCATGAGATAATTGATAGCAGATTTTATGAGTCGGATTATAACAATATTACTAGAAGGCTTCTCTATGAAAATGTTTCGTATGATGAGGCTATAAATAAGGGCATTGCGGTTATTGCAGACATGGATGTTTTTGAATATAAGAAGTAA
- a CDS encoding RNA polymerase subunit sigma-70 — translation MKGLGYKSIGIVVGTSRENVRYFCKTHGLAGDIEQIKATVKDENAPSRCKFCGKRIERNPKSGKKLFCSDECRRAWWKQHPDKSVHSQEATYIFECAYCKRYFSAYGNKFRKYCSHDCYVMNRFWKNGNLNHVVPKSKIRAGIKDIVLEASR, via the coding sequence ATGAAAGGTCTTGGCTACAAATCAATAGGTATTGTAGTAGGAACTTCTCGTGAGAATGTCAGGTATTTTTGTAAGACACATGGCCTTGCAGGAGATATTGAGCAGATTAAGGCAACCGTCAAAGATGAGAATGCACCTAGCAGATGCAAATTCTGTGGTAAAAGGATCGAGAGAAATCCTAAATCCGGAAAGAAGCTCTTTTGTTCAGATGAGTGCCGAAGAGCATGGTGGAAGCAACACCCGGATAAAAGTGTTCATTCCCAAGAAGCAACTTACATTTTTGAGTGCGCCTACTGCAAGCGGTACTTTTCAGCATATGGGAATAAGTTTAGAAAATACTGCAGCCATGATTGCTATGTCATGAACCGTTTTTGGAAGAATGGCAATTTAAATCATGTGGTGCCCAAGTCAAAGATCAGGGCAGGAATAAAGGATATTGTTTTGGAAGCGTCACGATAA
- a CDS encoding AAA domain-containing protein, which yields MNRQVWIDHLTSWKTFLNERISLVEDEGERIKCERQIKTIERVRCGAVLNPSLLCEFISPSTEESEEAICEKFYFDMNDSQKKAVRLALGENTLSLIQGPPGTGKTQVIAEICLQLLSTNPSLRILVCSETHVAVNNLLSRIAQYSKGIRIVRIRDKENDDAVDEFSPESIINLYLKWASESIQNKDAYNIIEGEVRDFISNDQRKKNQIEKALALSANIVGMTCNRAAAYDFRDRTEMFDVAIIDEVCKATLPEILSPLVISRKAVLLGDPKQLPPVFCSEEQEIIRSIQNCNLNRFMYIDTLFNEGKKVSVLDTQYRMSNQIGCMISDLFYNGSLKNGRNEDVEDGLTWITYEPSNDWPIPTEELSDRPKIYNEDECQIVADLVKQIISEGNPNTTVAVIAPYRAQISSLRKACINSDRVKIDTVDGFQGKESDVVIFSVTRTKGSYRFLADDRRINVALSRARDRIFIVGNQEYSERDPLLKTIMGKCKIIEWQ from the coding sequence ATGAATAGACAAGTATGGATAGATCACCTGACAAGCTGGAAGACATTTTTGAATGAACGTATTTCTTTGGTAGAAGACGAAGGAGAAAGAATAAAATGCGAGCGTCAAATCAAGACTATTGAGAGAGTGAGATGCGGTGCGGTACTTAATCCGAGTCTTTTATGCGAGTTTATTTCTCCATCAACTGAAGAATCTGAAGAAGCTATATGTGAGAAGTTTTATTTTGACATGAACGATTCACAGAAGAAGGCAGTTAGACTAGCTCTTGGAGAAAACACTTTATCACTGATACAAGGACCTCCGGGAACAGGAAAAACGCAGGTTATTGCTGAAATATGTCTTCAGCTTTTGTCAACGAATCCCAGCCTTCGCATCTTGGTCTGTTCTGAAACACACGTTGCTGTTAATAACCTTCTTTCGAGAATTGCACAGTATAGTAAGGGAATCAGAATTGTGCGCATTCGTGACAAAGAGAACGATGATGCTGTAGATGAGTTTTCTCCGGAATCAATAATCAATTTATATTTGAAATGGGCATCAGAGAGCATTCAGAACAAGGATGCTTATAATATTATCGAAGGAGAAGTAAGAGACTTTATTTCAAACGATCAAAGAAAGAAAAATCAAATTGAGAAGGCATTGGCTCTTTCTGCTAATATTGTGGGGATGACTTGTAATAGGGCCGCTGCATATGATTTTAGAGATAGGACTGAAATGTTCGATGTTGCAATCATTGATGAAGTTTGCAAGGCAACGCTACCGGAAATCCTATCACCACTTGTTATTTCTAGAAAAGCAGTACTGCTTGGCGATCCTAAGCAGTTGCCGCCCGTTTTTTGTTCTGAAGAACAAGAGATCATAAGAAGCATTCAAAACTGTAATTTGAACCGTTTCATGTACATAGATACTCTTTTTAACGAAGGCAAAAAGGTTTCTGTGCTGGATACACAGTATCGTATGTCAAATCAGATTGGTTGTATGATTTCTGATTTGTTTTATAATGGCTCTTTGAAAAATGGCAGGAATGAGGATGTTGAAGATGGATTAACTTGGATCACATATGAACCGTCAAATGACTGGCCTATTCCAACAGAAGAATTATCGGATAGACCAAAGATCTATAATGAGGATGAATGTCAGATAGTTGCTGACTTGGTGAAGCAGATTATTAGCGAGGGTAATCCAAATACAACAGTTGCTGTAATTGCACCATATCGTGCCCAGATATCATCTCTGCGAAAGGCGTGTATTAATTCGGATCGTGTAAAAATAGACACAGTGGATGGCTTTCAGGGAAAGGAAAGCGATGTTGTGATTTTTTCGGTTACCAGAACTAAGGGGTCATATAGATTCCTTGCTGATGATAGGCGGATCAATGTTGCGCTATCTAGAGCCAGAGATAGGATATTCATTGTTGGCAATCAAGAGTATTCTGAGAGGGACCCGCTATTGAAAACAATTATGGGAAAATGCAAAATCATAGAATGGCAATAA
- the rlmD gene encoding 23S rRNA (uracil(1939)-C(5))-methyltransferase RlmD, with protein MRKKRQIIEGTVIRRDFPNKGIVGDLVKVAADSAGKDGSENNTGSACEDVNTSDNCVKIEGTCVVKNALPGQRIRAVLTRSGKSRMEGRLLEVIEEAPDAIESSCPHFGICGSCHYLSMTYEQELALKEEQVKKLLSDAFKRQDTEPVWDGIKKSPIRFEYRNKMEFSFGDEVKDGPLSLGMHKRGSMHDIVTVKGCQIIDSDYRKVLTCVLDYFADMYAPNSKETVSFYHTMQKTGYLRHLLVRKARKTGQILIDLITTTQEEHDLTPLKDALLNLDLDGEIVGFLHTKNDSLSDAVVDQGTDIIYGQDHFTEELLGLKFDISPFSFFQTNSLSAEVLYDTVRDYVKEGMKEQGRDKAHILYDLYCGTGTISQLMSPVADKVIGVEIVEEAVEAARESVKRNNVNNCEFIAGDVLKVLDDIEERPDYIILDPPRDGIHPKALKKIIDYGVDHMVYVSCKPTSLQRDLVELQAAGYVIERACAVNQFPCTVHVETIVLLSRLPT; from the coding sequence ATGAGAAAGAAAAGGCAGATAATTGAAGGAACAGTAATAAGACGTGATTTTCCTAATAAGGGAATCGTGGGAGATTTGGTTAAGGTTGCAGCTGACAGCGCTGGAAAAGATGGCTCTGAAAACAATACTGGCAGTGCCTGCGAAGATGTTAATACTTCGGATAATTGCGTAAAGATAGAAGGCACCTGTGTTGTAAAGAATGCGCTTCCCGGACAGCGCATCAGAGCAGTGCTTACAAGAAGCGGAAAAAGCCGCATGGAAGGCAGACTCTTAGAAGTAATAGAAGAAGCTCCTGACGCAATCGAAAGCTCATGCCCTCATTTTGGAATATGCGGAAGCTGTCATTATCTGTCCATGACATATGAACAGGAACTGGCCCTCAAAGAAGAGCAGGTCAAAAAGCTTCTTTCAGACGCCTTTAAAAGACAGGATACAGAGCCTGTATGGGACGGTATCAAAAAGAGTCCTATACGTTTTGAATACAGAAACAAGATGGAGTTTTCTTTTGGTGATGAAGTTAAGGACGGCCCGCTTTCTCTTGGCATGCACAAAAGAGGGAGCATGCATGATATCGTAACCGTTAAAGGATGCCAGATCATTGATTCTGATTATAGAAAAGTTCTGACATGCGTTCTTGACTACTTTGCAGATATGTATGCGCCGAACTCAAAAGAAACCGTATCTTTCTATCATACAATGCAGAAAACAGGATATCTGCGTCACCTCCTTGTACGTAAGGCAAGAAAAACTGGCCAGATCCTTATAGACCTTATTACAACAACTCAGGAAGAGCATGACCTTACCCCGCTTAAAGATGCCCTTCTTAATCTTGACCTTGATGGTGAGATAGTAGGCTTCCTCCATACCAAAAATGACAGCCTTTCAGATGCTGTAGTAGACCAGGGAACAGATATCATTTATGGTCAGGATCACTTCACAGAAGAACTTCTTGGACTTAAATTTGATATATCACCATTTTCTTTCTTCCAGACCAATTCTCTTTCTGCAGAGGTGCTCTATGATACAGTAAGAGACTATGTCAAAGAAGGAATGAAAGAGCAGGGACGAGACAAGGCTCACATCCTGTACGACCTTTACTGCGGAACAGGAACCATATCACAGCTCATGTCCCCTGTTGCAGACAAGGTAATAGGTGTAGAGATCGTAGAAGAGGCCGTAGAGGCTGCCAGAGAGAGCGTAAAGCGCAACAATGTTAATAACTGTGAATTTATAGCAGGCGATGTCTTAAAGGTTCTTGATGACATTGAAGAGCGTCCTGACTACATAATCCTTGATCCGCCACGTGACGGAATCCACCCCAAGGCACTTAAGAAGATCATCGATTATGGCGTAGACCATATGGTATACGTATCCTGCAAGCCTACAAGCCTTCAAAGAGACCTTGTAGAACTTCAGGCAGCAGGCTATGTAATAGAACGTGCCTGCGCTGTAAATCAGTTCCCGTGTACTGTGCATGTAGAAACCATCGTACTACTCTCTAGGCTACCCACTTAA
- a CDS encoding ATP-dependent helicase — translation MSIYDTLNVEQKKAVLQTEGPVLILAGAGSGKTRVLTHRVAYLIDECGVNPWNIMAITFTNKAAGEMRERVDKIVGFGSESIWVTTFHSTCVRILRRYADRLGYSNNFTIYDSDDSKSVLKNIVKQYNLETRDLKLRQIQNTISKCKDNLVSANSYTLSSGNDFQKQKIAKAYQEYQISLKKNNAMDFDDLIMNTVTLFRENSDVLESYQERFKYIMVDEYQDTNNAQFELIRLLADRYKNLCVVGDDDQSIYRFRGANIRNILDFEKNYPNATVIKLEQNYRSTQNILDAANTVIRHNKGRKDKALWTDEGEGSKVRFCEFEQAPEEANFIADDISTKKRQGKLSYAETAVLYRTNAQSRLIEERFVMYGIPYNVVGGTNFYARREIKDLLAYLKTIDNGSDELAVRRIINIPKRGIGATTLNKIADYAGTHNMNFYDAIAHANEYITGKTVEKLHDFDLMIKAFRAKQKMMSLEELIHDVIDVTEFEEYLKSLEEDDENNGSQDNDRRQNVQELIGKVISYEEKADEPTFSGFLEDVALVADIDNVAEGDERVLLMTLHSAKGLEFEHVYLAGLEEGTFPSYMTINAEDSDPMAMEEERRLAYVGITRAKKELTISCAHRRMVRGAFESLPVSRFVDEIPEKLLDRSGSSVMPSFLFEGGDTIEDDDNYDYDADSYMPSQRGSGSRRTFGNSSGYSGSSYTRADYSDGSYGHKNYSSGSSYHSAANTSARLGGFKSNANDRSSEKIDHVPGSSIYGPVGKPKATIGKKPVRTPVSKPFIAGAASSHKSAGKGGLSGLSKGLQKPASLDYKEGDRVSHVKYGEGVVKTIEDGPRDYKVTVDFDDAGQKIMFAAFAKLKKL, via the coding sequence TTGAGTATTTACGATACACTTAACGTTGAACAAAAAAAGGCAGTCCTTCAGACAGAAGGACCGGTACTGATACTTGCAGGTGCAGGTTCAGGTAAGACAAGAGTACTGACACACAGGGTAGCATACCTTATTGATGAGTGCGGAGTTAACCCTTGGAATATCATGGCGATAACTTTCACCAACAAGGCAGCAGGCGAGATGCGTGAAAGAGTTGATAAGATCGTAGGATTTGGCTCAGAAAGTATCTGGGTTACAACTTTCCACTCAACCTGCGTAAGGATCCTTAGAAGATATGCAGACAGACTTGGATATTCCAATAACTTTACTATTTACGATAGTGACGATTCCAAGTCAGTTCTTAAAAATATAGTAAAACAATATAATCTTGAAACAAGAGATCTTAAATTAAGACAGATCCAGAATACAATATCCAAGTGCAAGGATAACCTTGTATCTGCTAATTCTTATACACTTTCAAGCGGTAATGATTTCCAGAAGCAGAAGATAGCCAAGGCATATCAGGAATATCAGATATCTCTGAAAAAGAACAATGCCATGGATTTCGATGATCTTATCATGAACACTGTAACTCTTTTCCGTGAGAACAGTGACGTACTTGAAAGCTATCAGGAGCGTTTTAAGTACATCATGGTTGATGAGTATCAGGATACCAATAATGCTCAGTTTGAACTTATAAGGCTCCTTGCAGACAGATATAAGAACCTCTGCGTAGTAGGTGATGACGACCAGTCGATCTACCGTTTCAGAGGCGCTAATATCAGGAATATCCTTGATTTTGAAAAGAACTATCCGAATGCAACAGTTATAAAGCTTGAGCAGAACTACCGCTCAACCCAGAATATCCTTGATGCAGCCAACACAGTCATAAGACATAATAAAGGCCGTAAAGACAAGGCTCTCTGGACTGATGAAGGAGAAGGTTCAAAGGTAAGGTTCTGCGAGTTTGAGCAGGCACCGGAAGAAGCCAACTTTATAGCAGATGACATCTCAACAAAGAAAAGACAGGGCAAGCTCTCATATGCGGAAACAGCCGTTCTGTACAGAACTAATGCCCAGTCCCGACTTATAGAAGAGCGTTTCGTCATGTACGGCATTCCTTACAATGTAGTAGGCGGCACAAACTTCTATGCAAGACGAGAGATCAAGGACCTTTTGGCATATCTTAAGACGATCGATAACGGAAGCGACGAGCTTGCCGTTCGCCGTATTATAAACATTCCCAAACGTGGAATCGGTGCTACGACTCTTAATAAGATCGCGGACTATGCAGGCACTCACAACATGAACTTCTATGATGCAATAGCCCATGCGAATGAGTATATTACAGGTAAGACAGTAGAAAAGCTCCACGACTTCGATCTTATGATCAAGGCATTCAGAGCTAAGCAGAAGATGATGAGCCTTGAAGAACTCATTCATGATGTAATAGACGTAACTGAGTTCGAGGAATATCTTAAGAGCCTTGAAGAAGACGATGAGAACAACGGCAGTCAGGATAATGACAGAAGGCAGAACGTTCAGGAACTTATAGGTAAGGTCATCTCCTATGAGGAAAAAGCGGACGAGCCGACTTTCTCAGGATTCCTTGAAGATGTAGCCCTTGTTGCTGATATTGATAACGTGGCAGAAGGCGATGAAAGAGTCCTTCTTATGACCCTTCACAGTGCAAAGGGACTTGAGTTTGAGCACGTATACCTTGCGGGTCTTGAAGAAGGTACTTTTCCAAGTTATATGACTATAAATGCCGAGGATTCAGATCCAATGGCAATGGAAGAAGAAAGAAGACTTGCTTACGTTGGAATAACAAGAGCCAAGAAGGAGCTTACAATATCCTGCGCGCACAGACGCATGGTAAGAGGCGCTTTTGAGTCTCTTCCAGTCAGCAGATTTGTAGACGAGATCCCTGAAAAGCTTCTCGACAGGTCAGGTTCATCCGTTATGCCTTCATTCCTCTTTGAAGGCGGAGACACAATTGAAGATGATGACAACTACGATTACGACGCTGATTCATACATGCCTAGTCAGAGAGGATCAGGAAGTCGCAGAACCTTCGGTAATTCCAGCGGATATTCAGGATCATCTTATACAAGAGCAGACTACTCAGACGGCTCTTACGGACACAAGAACTATAGCTCAGGAAGCTCTTATCATAGCGCGGCTAATACAAGCGCAAGACTTGGCGGCTTTAAGAGTAACGCCAATGACAGATCTTCTGAAAAAATAGATCACGTACCAGGAAGCAGCATCTATGGCCCTGTTGGTAAGCCTAAGGCTACCATTGGCAAAAAGCCTGTAAGAACACCTGTTTCCAAGCCCTTTATAGCAGGAGCAGCTTCATCTCATAAGAGTGCCGGCAAGGGCGGCCTCTCAGGCCTCTCTAAAGGCCTTCAGAAGCCCGCGTCACTTGACTATAAAGAAGGTGACAGAGTAAGTCATGTTAAGTACGGAGAAGGCGTAGTAAAGACCATAGAAGATGGTCCACGTGATTACAAGGTTACAGTGGATTTTGATGACGCAGGACAAAAGATCATGTTCGCAGCTTTTGCCAAATTAAAAAAGCTTTGA
- a CDS encoding DUF1836 domain-containing protein codes for MTINTDDLINSIIESLDRIDNIKLQDMPNIDLYMDQLTTFMDDRLKHTTRYPGEDKILTKTMINNYAKNDLLPPPIRKKYSKDHLILLIFIYYFKTVLSISDVQTLLDPLKKKFHVSDTDGLTLSEIYQTISAIQDKEVGPLKEDILKKAELANTFFDDADDEDKDQMKLFTFLSFLAYDVYVKKLIIEKVIDGIDEKSGKYKTKEELKEEKRAAKEAAKAKKAAEKAASKK; via the coding sequence ATGACTATTAACACAGATGATCTGATCAACAGTATAATTGAAAGTCTTGATCGTATTGATAATATAAAACTTCAGGATATGCCTAACATAGATCTGTATATGGATCAGCTTACAACCTTTATGGATGACAGGCTTAAGCATACTACGAGATATCCTGGCGAAGACAAGATCCTCACCAAGACTATGATCAATAATTATGCCAAGAATGATCTGCTTCCTCCCCCTATCAGGAAGAAGTATTCTAAGGATCATCTTATTCTTTTGATATTTATATACTATTTCAAAACAGTTCTTTCAATTAGTGATGTTCAGACCCTTCTTGATCCTCTGAAAAAGAAGTTCCATGTAAGCGATACTGATGGACTTACACTTTCTGAGATATATCAGACTATATCTGCGATTCAGGATAAGGAAGTTGGACCACTTAAAGAGGATATCCTCAAAAAGGCAGAACTTGCAAATACATTTTTTGATGATGCGGATGACGAAGACAAGGATCAGATGAAGCTCTTTACCTTCCTGAGTTTCCTTGCCTATGATGTTTATGTCAAAAAACTTATCATAGAAAAAGTAATAGACGGAATTGATGAAAAGTCCGGAAAATACAAGACTAAAGAAGAATTAAAAGAAGAAAAGCGTGCCGCAAAGGAAGCGGCTAAAGCAAAGAAAGCAGCAGAAAAGGCTGCTTCTAAGAAATGA